The following proteins are encoded in a genomic region of Oryctolagus cuniculus chromosome 6, mOryCun1.1, whole genome shotgun sequence:
- the RASGEF1C gene encoding ras-GEF domain-containing family member 1C isoform X1, producing the protein MGRARSSGAPGAGMPRTLSTSTVVTPGSLSQPPTEPTDGDQAGQPLLDGAPSSASLDTLIQHLVPTADYYPEKAYIFTFLLSSRLFIEPRELLARVCHLCIEQQQLDQPVLDKARVRKFGPKLLQLLAEWTETFPRDFQEEATIGHLKDVVGRIAPCDEAYRRRMHQLLQDLHQKLAALGRGPEGLVGADKPISYRSKPQASVHRELLGVCSDPYTLAQQLTHVELERLRPIGPEEFVQAFVNKDPLASTKPCFGGSTSNLEAYVKWFNRLCYLVATEICMPAKKKQRAQVIEFFIDVARECFNIGNFNSLMAIISGMNMSPVSRLKKTWAKVKTAKFFILEHQMDPTGNFCNYRTALRGAAHRSLTAHSSREKIVIPFFSLLIKDIYFLNEGCADRLPNGHVNFEKFLELAKQVGEFITWKQVECPFEQDTSITHYLYTAPIFSEDGLYLASYESESPENQTEKDRWKSLRSSILGKT; encoded by the exons GCATGCCCCGGACACTGAGCACCTCCACCGTGGTCACCCCAGGAAGCCTCAGCCAACCCCCCACGGAGCCCACAGATGGCGATCAGGCTGGGCAGCCcctcctggatggagctccatcCTCCGCCTCCCTGGACACCCTGATCCAGCACCTCGTGCCCACAGCCGACTACTACCCCGAG AAAGCCTACATCTTCACCTTCCTGCTCAGCTCTCGCCTCTTCATCGAGCCCCGGGAACTCCTGGCCCGGGTCTGCCACCTGTGCATcgagcagcagcagctggaccAGCCGGTGCTGGACAAG GCCCGGGTCCGGAAGTTTGGCCCCAAACTGCTCCAGTTGCTGGCTGAGTGGACAGAGACCTTCCCAAGGGACTTCCAGGAGGAGGCGACCATCGGGCACCTGAAGGACGTTGTGGGCCGCATTGCCCCCTGCGACGAG gCATACCGGAGGAGGATGCATCAGCTACTGCAGGACCTGCACCAGAAGCTGGCAGCCCTGGGCCGGGGGCCAGAAGGCCTGGTGGGAGCTGACAAGCCCATCTCGTACAGGAGCAAGCCGCAGGCTTCCGTCCACAGGGAGCTGCTCGGCGTCTGCAGCGACCCCTACACGCTGGCCCAGCAGCTGACCCACGTGGAGCTG GAACGGCTGCGACCCATCGGGCCCGAGGAGTTTGTCCAGGCTTTCGTGAACAAGGACCCCCTGGCCAGCACAAAG CCCTGCTTCGGCGGCAGCACCAGCAACCTAGAGGCCTATGTGAAGTGGTTCAACAGACTCTGTTACCTTGTGGCCACCGAGATCTGCATG CCAGCCAAGAAGAAGCAGAGGGCCCAGGTGATCGAGTTCTTCATCGACGTGGCCCGCGAGTGCTTCAACATCGGCAACTTCAACTCCCTGATGGCCATCATCT CCGGCATGAACATGAGCCCAGTCTCCAGGCTGAAGAAGACCTGGGCCAAGGTGAAGACGGCCAAGTTTTTCATCCTGGAG CACCAGATGGACCCGACAGGGAACTTCTGCAACTACAGGACAGCACTGCGTGGGGCGGCCCACCGCTCCCTAACCGCCCACAGCAGCCGGGAGAAG ATTGTCATCCCCTTCTTCAGCCTGCTCATCAAGGACATCTACTTCCTGAACGAGGGCTGTGCCGACCGCCTGCCCAACGGACACGTCAACTTCGAG AAATTTCTGGAACTGGCCAAGCAAGTTGGAGAGTTCATCACGTGGAAACAAGTGGAGTGTCCCTTTGAGCAAGACACCAGCATCACCCACTACCTGTACACCGCTCCCATCTTCAGTGAGGACG GTCTATATTTGGCTTCTTATGAAAGTGAGAGCCCtgagaaccaaacagaaaaagaCAGGTGGAAATCGCTAAG GTCTTCTATTTTGGGGAAGACATGA
- the RASGEF1C gene encoding ras-GEF domain-containing family member 1C isoform X2, translating into MPRTLSTSTVVTPGSLSQPPTEPTDGDQAGQPLLDGAPSSASLDTLIQHLVPTADYYPEKAYIFTFLLSSRLFIEPRELLARVCHLCIEQQQLDQPVLDKARVRKFGPKLLQLLAEWTETFPRDFQEEATIGHLKDVVGRIAPCDEAYRRRMHQLLQDLHQKLAALGRGPEGLVGADKPISYRSKPQASVHRELLGVCSDPYTLAQQLTHVELERLRPIGPEEFVQAFVNKDPLASTKPCFGGSTSNLEAYVKWFNRLCYLVATEICMPAKKKQRAQVIEFFIDVARECFNIGNFNSLMAIISGMNMSPVSRLKKTWAKVKTAKFFILEHQMDPTGNFCNYRTALRGAAHRSLTAHSSREKIVIPFFSLLIKDIYFLNEGCADRLPNGHVNFEKFLELAKQVGEFITWKQVECPFEQDTSITHYLYTAPIFSEDGLYLASYESESPENQTEKDRWKSLRSSILGKT; encoded by the exons ATGCCCCGGACACTGAGCACCTCCACCGTGGTCACCCCAGGAAGCCTCAGCCAACCCCCCACGGAGCCCACAGATGGCGATCAGGCTGGGCAGCCcctcctggatggagctccatcCTCCGCCTCCCTGGACACCCTGATCCAGCACCTCGTGCCCACAGCCGACTACTACCCCGAG AAAGCCTACATCTTCACCTTCCTGCTCAGCTCTCGCCTCTTCATCGAGCCCCGGGAACTCCTGGCCCGGGTCTGCCACCTGTGCATcgagcagcagcagctggaccAGCCGGTGCTGGACAAG GCCCGGGTCCGGAAGTTTGGCCCCAAACTGCTCCAGTTGCTGGCTGAGTGGACAGAGACCTTCCCAAGGGACTTCCAGGAGGAGGCGACCATCGGGCACCTGAAGGACGTTGTGGGCCGCATTGCCCCCTGCGACGAG gCATACCGGAGGAGGATGCATCAGCTACTGCAGGACCTGCACCAGAAGCTGGCAGCCCTGGGCCGGGGGCCAGAAGGCCTGGTGGGAGCTGACAAGCCCATCTCGTACAGGAGCAAGCCGCAGGCTTCCGTCCACAGGGAGCTGCTCGGCGTCTGCAGCGACCCCTACACGCTGGCCCAGCAGCTGACCCACGTGGAGCTG GAACGGCTGCGACCCATCGGGCCCGAGGAGTTTGTCCAGGCTTTCGTGAACAAGGACCCCCTGGCCAGCACAAAG CCCTGCTTCGGCGGCAGCACCAGCAACCTAGAGGCCTATGTGAAGTGGTTCAACAGACTCTGTTACCTTGTGGCCACCGAGATCTGCATG CCAGCCAAGAAGAAGCAGAGGGCCCAGGTGATCGAGTTCTTCATCGACGTGGCCCGCGAGTGCTTCAACATCGGCAACTTCAACTCCCTGATGGCCATCATCT CCGGCATGAACATGAGCCCAGTCTCCAGGCTGAAGAAGACCTGGGCCAAGGTGAAGACGGCCAAGTTTTTCATCCTGGAG CACCAGATGGACCCGACAGGGAACTTCTGCAACTACAGGACAGCACTGCGTGGGGCGGCCCACCGCTCCCTAACCGCCCACAGCAGCCGGGAGAAG ATTGTCATCCCCTTCTTCAGCCTGCTCATCAAGGACATCTACTTCCTGAACGAGGGCTGTGCCGACCGCCTGCCCAACGGACACGTCAACTTCGAG AAATTTCTGGAACTGGCCAAGCAAGTTGGAGAGTTCATCACGTGGAAACAAGTGGAGTGTCCCTTTGAGCAAGACACCAGCATCACCCACTACCTGTACACCGCTCCCATCTTCAGTGAGGACG GTCTATATTTGGCTTCTTATGAAAGTGAGAGCCCtgagaaccaaacagaaaaagaCAGGTGGAAATCGCTAAG GTCTTCTATTTTGGGGAAGACATGA